The proteins below are encoded in one region of Ephemeroptericola cinctiostellae:
- a CDS encoding adenosylmethionine--8-amino-7-oxononanoate transaminase gives MNFSLSQRDQQHIWHPYTPMKLRPTAIGLVRGEGALLFDENGKSYIDAVSSWWVNLHGHAHPVIAEAIYAQATTLAHCMFAGLTHEPAVQLAEDLLAVLPNNMSKIFYSDNGSCATEIAIKMALQAFHNQGQSRRTIVALEGSYHGDTFGAMAASERGLFTAPFNDKLFDVAFIPVPTADQAQHSLDALIQILDQNDVAALIVEPLVQGAAGMQMHDARALDALFKAAHAHGAYVIADEVMTGFGRTGTLFACEQLSEAPDFMCLSKGLTGGTLPLAVTACTQRVYDAFYSDDLTHAFYHGHSYTANPIACAAAVASLKLLLTPESHAQREQLRCSHANFASHIANHPRIDNVRHCGTILAMTVRTVTGNTYLSSERDRIYHYFLERGILLRPIGNVLYLIPPYCITDAQLTHIYDTICTFLDQDSTADLAIV, from the coding sequence ATGAACTTCAGCCTCAGCCAACGCGACCAACAACACATTTGGCACCCTTACACGCCGATGAAGCTGCGTCCGACCGCCATTGGTTTGGTGCGCGGTGAAGGCGCATTGCTATTCGATGAAAACGGCAAAAGCTATATTGACGCGGTCTCATCGTGGTGGGTCAATTTGCATGGGCATGCGCATCCCGTCATTGCCGAAGCCATTTATGCGCAAGCCACCACACTGGCGCACTGCATGTTTGCAGGTTTAACGCATGAACCTGCGGTGCAATTGGCTGAAGATTTGCTGGCGGTTTTACCAAACAACATGAGCAAAATATTCTATTCAGACAACGGTTCATGTGCCACTGAAATTGCCATCAAAATGGCATTACAAGCGTTTCACAATCAAGGTCAATCGCGCCGCACCATCGTTGCCCTTGAAGGCAGCTATCACGGCGACACCTTTGGTGCCATGGCCGCCAGCGAACGCGGCCTGTTCACCGCGCCGTTCAACGACAAGCTGTTTGATGTGGCGTTCATCCCCGTTCCCACAGCCGATCAAGCGCAACACAGCTTGGATGCGCTCATACAGATTTTAGATCAAAACGATGTCGCAGCGCTCATCGTCGAACCGCTCGTGCAAGGCGCGGCAGGCATGCAAATGCACGATGCCCGCGCATTGGATGCACTATTCAAAGCAGCGCATGCCCACGGTGCATATGTCATCGCCGACGAGGTGATGACAGGTTTTGGGCGCACGGGCACATTATTCGCCTGCGAGCAACTCTCCGAAGCCCCAGATTTCATGTGCCTTTCAAAAGGCCTCACGGGTGGCACATTGCCACTGGCCGTCACCGCATGCACCCAACGCGTTTACGATGCATTTTACAGTGACGATCTGACGCACGCGTTTTACCACGGGCACTCCTACACCGCCAACCCCATCGCCTGCGCCGCAGCCGTCGCCAGTTTGAAACTGTTGCTCACGCCTGAAAGTCATGCACAACGCGAACAGCTTCGCTGCTCACATGCCAATTTTGCTTCACACATCGCCAACCACCCGCGCATCGATAACGTGCGCCACTGTGGAACCATCCTCGCCATGACCGTCCGCACCGTGACAGGCAACACCTATTTGTCGAGTGAACGCGACCGCATTTATCATTATTTTTTAGAACGTGGGATTTTATTGCGCCCGATTGGCAATGTGCTGTATCTGATCCCACCTTACTGCATCACCGATGCGCAACTGACACACATCTACGACACGATTTGTACTTTTTTAGACCAAGACAGCACCGCTGATCTGGCCATTGTTTGA
- the bioD gene encoding dethiobiotin synthase gives MTPLALTGIHTDIGKTIVAAVLSETLGCDYWKPVQAGGLARSDSNVVRELLSNPHTTIHPEAFRLNTAASPHVAAQIDGVSMDLNDLNAPVSAHLLIETAGGAMSPMTTQHTVADVIAHHGWATVLVVQHYLGSISHTLAAIEALCSRGVNLLGLIINGESNSDSEQFICNYAQVRVLARIPHLAVLNRASIAHTAEHLRMQLVPELTPWIHT, from the coding sequence ATGACCCCTCTCGCCCTTACAGGGATTCACACCGACATTGGTAAAACCATTGTGGCTGCGGTGCTGTCTGAAACGCTGGGCTGCGATTATTGGAAACCTGTGCAGGCAGGTGGTTTGGCTCGCAGCGACAGCAATGTGGTGCGCGAATTGTTGTCCAACCCACACACAACCATTCACCCCGAAGCCTTTCGCCTCAACACCGCAGCTTCTCCCCATGTCGCGGCGCAGATCGATGGCGTTAGTATGGATTTAAATGATCTTAACGCACCCGTCAGCGCGCATTTGCTCATCGAAACCGCAGGCGGCGCAATGTCGCCCATGACAACACAGCACACGGTTGCAGATGTGATTGCGCATCACGGCTGGGCGACGGTGCTGGTTGTCCAACATTATCTTGGCAGCATCAGCCACACGCTCGCTGCGATTGAAGCTTTGTGCTCACGCGGCGTGAACCTGCTTGGCCTGATCATCAATGGTGAAAGCAACAGCGACAGCGAACAATTCATTTGCAATTACGCACAGGTTCGTGTGCTCGCTCGAATCCCACACTTGGCGGTATTAAATCGCGCCAGCATCGCCCACACAGCGGAACATCTGCGCATGCAGCTCGTCCCAGAACTCACACCTTGGATCCACACATGA